The proteins below come from a single Zhouia spongiae genomic window:
- the mraY gene encoding phospho-N-acetylmuramoyl-pentapeptide-transferase has product MLYYLFQFLEDNYQIPGAGLFQFITFRASLAVILSLLISTIYGKRIINYLRRRQVGETVRELGLEGQVEKAGTPTMGGVIIILATLVPVLLFAALDNIYVILLIVTTVWMGTIGFIDDYIKIFKKDKEGLKGRFKILGQVGLGVIVGVTLYFHPDVTIKEKLKDVQQTRPELVAEQDQQHLFKDEEKSTKTTIPMFKNNEFDYSELIAWAGDNYKSYAWIIFIPLVILIVTAVSNGANLTDGIDGLAAGSSAIIVLTLGIFAWVSGNIIFSDYLNIMYIPKVGELTVFIAAFVGALVGFLWYNAYPAQVFMGDTGSLTIGGIIAVIAIAVRKELLIPILCGIFLAENLSVVLQVGYFKYTKKKYGEGKRIFLMSPLHHHYQKKGYHESKIVTRFWIVGIILAILTIVTLKVR; this is encoded by the coding sequence ATGCTGTATTACCTATTTCAATTTTTAGAAGATAATTACCAGATTCCCGGAGCAGGTTTGTTTCAGTTTATCACTTTTAGGGCTTCTTTGGCGGTTATCCTGTCATTATTGATATCCACAATATATGGTAAGCGCATTATAAATTATTTGAGAAGAAGACAGGTAGGAGAAACAGTTCGCGAGCTTGGACTTGAAGGTCAGGTAGAAAAAGCCGGTACTCCGACAATGGGCGGGGTGATCATAATCTTGGCCACCTTGGTGCCTGTGCTGCTTTTCGCTGCCTTAGATAATATATATGTCATATTGCTTATTGTTACTACGGTCTGGATGGGTACGATAGGCTTTATAGACGACTATATTAAAATCTTTAAAAAAGATAAAGAAGGTTTAAAAGGACGGTTTAAAATATTAGGCCAGGTAGGGCTTGGTGTTATCGTCGGTGTCACTCTTTATTTTCATCCCGATGTAACCATTAAAGAAAAACTGAAGGATGTCCAGCAAACAAGGCCGGAATTGGTGGCTGAGCAGGATCAGCAACACTTGTTTAAAGATGAAGAGAAATCGACGAAAACAACCATTCCGATGTTTAAGAATAATGAGTTTGATTATTCTGAACTGATAGCCTGGGCAGGAGATAACTACAAAAGCTATGCATGGATAATCTTTATCCCGCTTGTGATTTTGATAGTAACCGCAGTTTCTAACGGTGCCAACCTTACAGACGGAATAGATGGTCTGGCTGCCGGATCTTCTGCAATCATCGTCCTTACGCTGGGTATTTTTGCCTGGGTATCGGGTAATATCATTTTTTCTGATTATCTGAATATTATGTATATCCCAAAGGTAGGTGAGTTAACGGTTTTTATAGCTGCATTTGTAGGTGCTCTGGTAGGTTTCCTATGGTACAATGCATACCCGGCACAAGTGTTTATGGGTGATACCGGTAGCTTGACTATAGGGGGTATCATTGCTGTAATAGCTATTGCAGTTCGAAAAGAATTGCTGATCCCGATTTTATGCGGAATATTTCTGGCTGAGAATTTATCAGTGGTGTTGCAGGTAGGGTACTTTAAGTATACTAAAAAGAAGTATGGCGAAGGAAAACGTATTTTTTTAATGTCGCCATTACATCACCATTACCAGAAGAAAGGATACCATGAAAGTAAGATAGTGACCAGGTTCTGGATTGTTGGGATTATCCTGGCTATTCTGACGATAGTAACATTAAAAGTGAGATAG
- a CDS encoding UDP-N-acetylmuramoyl-L-alanyl-D-glutamate--2,6-diaminopimelate ligase, protein MMQLKDILYKVNLNAVTGGTSVAVNEMHFDSRKVSLNDVFVAIRGTVVDGHDYIDQATAGGAIAIVCEKLPEVIVNGITYVEVDDTQSALAIMAANFYGNPSGDLKLVGVTGTNGKTTVSTLLYQLFKKAGYKVGLMSTVKILVDEQEYKATHTTPDSLTVNRYMRMMAAAGVEFCFMEVSSHGIHQKRTEGLIFAGGVFTNLSHDHLDYHHSFAEYRDVKKLFFDHLPKSAFALTNVDDKNGLVMLQNTRAKKCAYALKNYADYKAQILENQFDGLLLKIDESEVWSRLIGSFNAYNLLAIYGAARELGLDKIEVLRYISELESVSGRFQYFVSSSKITAIVDYAHTPDALKNVLETINSIRTKNEELITVVGCGGDRDKTKRPKMANIASALSTKVIFTSDNPRTEDPVAIIEDMEKGVSAENYKKTMSITDRKQAIKTACQLADNKDIILIAGKGHETYQEVNGVRSDFDDYKIVKEILNQLNK, encoded by the coding sequence ATGATGCAGTTAAAAGATATATTGTATAAGGTAAACCTGAACGCGGTGACAGGCGGAACCTCCGTCGCGGTTAATGAGATGCATTTCGACTCGAGGAAAGTGTCTCTTAATGATGTGTTTGTTGCAATAAGAGGAACTGTTGTCGATGGGCACGATTATATAGACCAGGCTACAGCCGGCGGGGCCATTGCCATTGTGTGCGAGAAACTGCCCGAGGTCATTGTTAATGGTATCACATACGTAGAGGTCGATGATACTCAAAGTGCGCTGGCAATAATGGCAGCCAATTTTTACGGAAACCCTTCAGGGGATTTAAAACTGGTAGGGGTGACAGGTACCAATGGTAAGACGACAGTATCGACATTATTGTACCAGTTGTTTAAAAAAGCAGGTTACAAAGTGGGGTTGATGTCTACTGTGAAGATACTGGTTGATGAACAAGAGTATAAGGCTACGCATACAACGCCAGACTCGCTTACTGTTAATCGTTATATGAGGATGATGGCGGCTGCCGGAGTTGAGTTTTGTTTTATGGAAGTCAGCTCGCATGGAATCCATCAGAAGAGAACGGAAGGACTGATTTTTGCTGGTGGTGTCTTTACGAATCTCTCACACGACCATCTCGATTATCATCATTCGTTTGCCGAGTATAGGGATGTTAAAAAGTTGTTTTTTGATCATTTGCCAAAATCTGCATTCGCGCTAACCAATGTTGATGATAAAAACGGACTCGTAATGTTGCAGAATACCCGAGCTAAGAAATGTGCTTATGCATTAAAAAATTATGCAGATTACAAGGCTCAGATTCTCGAAAATCAATTTGACGGATTATTGCTGAAGATTGATGAGAGCGAAGTCTGGTCCAGGCTTATCGGGAGTTTTAACGCTTATAACCTGCTGGCTATTTATGGTGCAGCGAGGGAATTGGGCTTAGATAAAATAGAAGTGCTGAGGTACATAAGCGAGTTGGAAAGTGTAAGCGGCAGATTTCAATATTTTGTTTCCTCATCAAAAATTACTGCTATTGTAGATTACGCGCATACACCGGATGCATTAAAGAATGTTCTTGAGACTATTAATAGTATACGGACCAAAAATGAAGAGCTTATAACAGTAGTGGGTTGTGGAGGAGACCGAGATAAGACTAAACGCCCGAAAATGGCAAATATAGCATCGGCATTGAGCACCAAGGTGATCTTTACTTCCGATAACCCGCGTACAGAAGATCCGGTTGCAATTATCGAGGATATGGAGAAGGGAGTGTCTGCTGAAAATTATAAAAAAACCATGTCGATTACCGATAGAAAACAAGCAATTAAAACTGCCTGTCAGTTGGCGGATAATAAAGATATCATACTGATTGCCGGAAAGGGGCATGAGACATATCAGGAGGTAAATGGTGTGCGTTCTGATTTCGACGATTATAAAATAGTGAAAGAGATTTTAAATCAATTAAATAAATAA
- a CDS encoding penicillin-binding protein, with product MPTTEKHILNRLYAIAGLVFVFAIAVVVKLITIQTVDGDKYRKLASERTVKNFTIEPNRGNLYSDDGSLLATSVAKYDIRFDALAPGVENFEKYVKPLSDSMSVMFGKSSSYYQNLFRKARATKNRYLLLTRDLGYTDYVRIKSFPLFNLGSYKGGIIVEQETKREYPLGKIAKRSIGYERASNPVGLEGAFNQYLQGEEGHRLKQKIAKGQWKPITDYNEVEPQDGYDVVSTIDVNIQDIAHHALLAQLEKYKADHGCVVVMDVKSGEVKAISNLGRTEGGKYYEKLNYAIGESHEPGSTFKLMSLVAAFEDKVVDTNFVVDTEKGVLTFYNRYKVRDSKWGGYGKISLGEAFERSSNTGIVKVIDQFYCDDPKRFVNRLYNMGLNEPLGLSIKGEGTPFIPHPNDKNRWSGIALPWMAYGYGVQMTPLQILAFYNAVANNGIMVKPRLIKEVKEWNRTVKKFDKEVINSSICSQETIDKVKALLKNVVEKDHGTGHKLYSPNFSMAGKTGTAQKNYAAKDRQKLQYISSFAGFFPADDPKYSCIVVIHEPDKSVGIYGADVSGPVFKRIAQKIYTNSPVIDTVEDLEKSNPSVDEKYRAYYSKVQNFSKTIPDVEGMSGMDAVSILENLGVKVKLIGNGKVRKQSVKSGEKINKGQTIVLQLS from the coding sequence ATGCCGACAACAGAAAAACACATATTAAACAGGTTGTATGCTATAGCAGGGTTGGTCTTTGTGTTTGCTATTGCTGTTGTGGTAAAGTTAATAACCATACAGACGGTTGATGGTGACAAATATCGCAAACTGGCCAGCGAACGAACAGTGAAGAACTTTACCATAGAGCCTAATCGCGGTAATTTGTATTCAGATGATGGGAGTTTGTTGGCAACATCCGTGGCTAAATACGATATTAGGTTTGATGCTTTGGCTCCGGGAGTAGAAAATTTTGAAAAATATGTGAAGCCCTTGTCAGATTCTATGTCGGTTATGTTTGGTAAGAGCTCCAGCTATTACCAGAATTTGTTCAGAAAGGCAAGAGCGACTAAAAACAGGTACCTGCTATTGACCAGAGACCTTGGGTATACTGATTATGTAAGGATTAAAAGTTTCCCCTTGTTTAATCTTGGTTCTTATAAAGGAGGTATAATAGTAGAGCAGGAAACTAAAAGAGAGTATCCGTTAGGAAAAATAGCTAAAAGGAGTATTGGTTATGAGAGGGCTTCGAACCCGGTTGGTTTGGAAGGCGCCTTTAACCAGTATTTACAGGGAGAAGAAGGGCATCGCCTGAAGCAAAAGATTGCTAAAGGACAGTGGAAGCCAATAACGGATTATAATGAGGTGGAGCCACAAGACGGCTATGATGTGGTTTCAACCATCGATGTGAATATTCAGGATATAGCACACCACGCGTTGCTGGCGCAATTGGAAAAATATAAGGCAGATCACGGTTGTGTGGTGGTGATGGATGTGAAAAGCGGGGAGGTGAAAGCTATTTCAAATCTCGGTCGCACTGAAGGGGGTAAATATTATGAGAAGCTTAATTATGCCATTGGGGAATCTCATGAACCGGGTTCAACCTTTAAGTTGATGTCTTTAGTGGCTGCTTTTGAAGATAAAGTAGTGGATACAAACTTTGTTGTCGATACAGAAAAAGGAGTGCTTACGTTTTATAACCGATACAAGGTAAGGGATTCTAAATGGGGAGGATATGGAAAGATAAGTTTGGGTGAGGCATTTGAAAGATCCTCGAATACGGGAATCGTAAAAGTCATTGATCAGTTTTACTGCGATGATCCGAAACGATTTGTAAACCGGCTTTATAATATGGGATTGAATGAGCCTCTTGGTTTGTCGATCAAGGGAGAAGGGACTCCTTTTATTCCGCATCCGAACGATAAAAATCGCTGGAGTGGAATTGCCTTGCCCTGGATGGCATACGGATATGGGGTGCAGATGACTCCGCTTCAAATCCTGGCTTTTTACAATGCTGTTGCGAACAACGGAATAATGGTAAAGCCCCGATTGATAAAAGAGGTTAAGGAGTGGAACAGGACAGTGAAAAAATTTGATAAGGAGGTTATTAACTCCTCTATATGTTCTCAGGAAACGATTGACAAGGTGAAGGCACTGTTGAAAAATGTGGTCGAAAAAGATCATGGTACCGGCCATAAGCTTTATTCTCCTAATTTTTCAATGGCCGGAAAAACAGGGACTGCACAAAAGAACTACGCGGCAAAAGACCGCCAGAAGTTACAATACATTTCCAGTTTTGCAGGTTTCTTTCCTGCTGATGATCCGAAATATTCATGTATAGTGGTGATACATGAGCCGGATAAAAGTGTCGGTATCTATGGAGCCGATGTCTCCGGACCGGTTTTTAAACGCATTGCCCAGAAAATTTATACAAACTCACCTGTTATTGATACTGTAGAAGACCTGGAAAAATCAAACCCTTCGGTCGATGAAAAATACAGGGCTTATTACTCAAAAGTCCAGAATTTCAGTAAAACGATACCTGATGTAGAAGGGATGAGCGGTATGGATGCAGTGTCAATACTGGAAAATCTGGGGGTTAAAGTAAAATTGATCGGAAACGGAAAAGTAAGGAAACAATCCGTTAAGAGCGGAGAAAAAATAAATAAGGGACAAACTATTGTTTTGCAACTTTCATGA
- a CDS encoding FtsL-like putative cell division protein: MKKKIQEILKGEFLVSDDAVKNWKFILFASVLAVVMITSSHNADKKVFALDKLNKEVLELRSEFVDVREQVQQMRLESNVTEKLSKKGLYPSTIAPKKIRVVSK; the protein is encoded by the coding sequence ATGAAAAAGAAGATACAGGAAATATTAAAAGGAGAGTTTCTGGTGAGTGATGATGCAGTCAAGAACTGGAAGTTTATTTTGTTTGCTTCGGTTTTGGCAGTTGTCATGATAACAAGTTCTCATAATGCGGATAAGAAGGTTTTTGCCCTGGATAAACTTAATAAAGAGGTTTTAGAGTTAAGAAGTGAGTTTGTGGATGTCAGGGAACAGGTGCAGCAAATGCGTTTAGAAAGTAATGTTACAGAAAAATTGAGTAAAAAAGGATTGTATCCTTCTACAATAGCTCCAAAAAAAATAAGAGTCGTAAGTAAATAA
- the rsmH gene encoding 16S rRNA (cytosine(1402)-N(4))-methyltransferase RsmH, producing the protein MNKSYHNPVLLKETVDGLAIKEDGVYVDVTFGGGGHSREILRRLGAEGRLYAFDQDEDALSNAIDDERFTLINENFMYIKRFLRFYGVKRVDGILGDFGVSSHQFDEGSRGFSTRFDAGLDMRMSQKSPLSAYEVVNTYEQVDLRRVLSLYGELRNAPAIARAIVEAREQSPIKTTNQLKEVLSRFLPKFKEQKILAQIYQAIRIEVNQEVEVLKEFLLQTPDLLPEGGRLSLISYHSLEDRLVKRFIRNGLFEGEPEKDLYGNVEVPFKKIGGLIVPSAGEIQENNRARSAKLRIAERI; encoded by the coding sequence ATGAACAAGAGTTATCATAATCCGGTTTTGCTAAAAGAGACGGTTGACGGCCTCGCTATCAAAGAAGATGGGGTCTATGTCGATGTAACATTCGGAGGCGGGGGGCACTCCAGGGAGATACTCCGCAGGTTGGGTGCTGAAGGAAGGTTGTATGCATTTGATCAGGACGAAGACGCATTGTCGAATGCGATAGATGATGAGAGGTTTACACTTATCAATGAGAATTTCATGTATATAAAAAGGTTCCTGCGATTTTACGGCGTTAAAAGAGTTGATGGCATTCTGGGCGATTTCGGGGTGTCTTCACATCAGTTTGACGAAGGTTCGCGCGGATTTTCAACCCGCTTTGATGCAGGCCTGGATATGAGGATGAGTCAAAAAAGCCCTTTATCGGCTTATGAAGTGGTGAATACATATGAGCAGGTTGATCTCAGAAGAGTGTTGAGCTTGTACGGAGAGTTGAGGAATGCTCCTGCCATAGCAAGAGCCATAGTTGAGGCCAGGGAGCAGTCGCCTATAAAAACAACGAATCAGCTTAAAGAGGTTTTGAGCAGGTTTTTACCAAAGTTTAAAGAACAGAAAATACTGGCGCAAATTTATCAGGCTATCCGGATTGAAGTGAATCAGGAGGTAGAGGTATTGAAAGAATTTTTGCTTCAAACACCCGATCTGTTGCCTGAGGGTGGACGGTTGAGTTTGATCAGTTACCACTCTCTGGAGGATAGGTTGGTGAAGCGATTTATAAGGAATGGTTTGTTTGAAGGAGAGCCGGAGAAAGATTTGTATGGGAATGTTGAAGTGCCGTTTAAGAAAATAGGAGGATTGATTGTGCCGTCTGCTGGAGAAATTCAGGAAAATAACAGGGCGAGAAGTGCGAAGCTGAGAATCGCAGAGCGGATATGA
- the mraZ gene encoding division/cell wall cluster transcriptional repressor MraZ — protein MINFIGTYECKADTKGRVMLPVALKGQLSPVLQQGFVLKRSVFQPCLELYPMDQWNLLMQKMNKLNRFVKKNNDFIRRFTAGVKMVEVDATGRLLIPKDLVGFAGIQKEVVLSSAINIVEIWDKEKYEQAIDDTAVDFGDLAEEVMGDYNEQELS, from the coding sequence ATGATCAATTTCATTGGAACATATGAGTGTAAGGCAGATACCAAAGGAAGGGTGATGCTTCCTGTTGCTCTAAAAGGGCAATTGTCTCCTGTCTTACAGCAGGGTTTTGTGCTGAAGCGTTCTGTTTTTCAGCCGTGCCTTGAATTGTATCCGATGGATCAGTGGAATTTGCTGATGCAAAAAATGAACAAACTTAATCGCTTCGTTAAGAAAAACAATGATTTTATTAGACGTTTTACTGCTGGTGTGAAGATGGTGGAAGTAGATGCGACAGGCAGGTTGTTGATTCCTAAAGACTTGGTTGGTTTTGCCGGTATTCAGAAAGAGGTTGTGCTTTCTTCGGCAATCAACATTGTTGAGATATGGGATAAGGAAAAATATGAACAGGCTATCGATGATACGGCAGTTGATTTTGGGGATTTGGCCGAAGAAGTAATGGGAGACTATAATGAACAAGAGTTATCATAA
- a CDS encoding alpha/beta fold hydrolase, with the protein MVHDIKKEGKFSYLEVGEGTPMIILHGLMGGLSNFNGVTEYFSKKGYKVLIPELPIYTMSLLKTNVKSFAKYLEQFIEYKQLNEVILLGNSLGGHIGLLHTKLYPQKVKALVITGSSGLYENAMGDGYPKRGDYEFIKKKSEDVFYDPEVATKEIVDEVFETVNDRNKLVKTLAIAKSAIRHNMAKDLPHMLTPTCIIWGKQDNVTPPNVAEEFHTLLPDSDLYWIDKCGHAPMMEHPDDFNNILEHWLEKRKF; encoded by the coding sequence ATGGTTCACGATATTAAGAAAGAAGGAAAGTTTAGCTATTTAGAGGTTGGTGAAGGCACCCCAATGATCATCCTGCATGGCCTGATGGGAGGCTTAAGCAACTTTAATGGCGTTACCGAATATTTCTCGAAAAAAGGATATAAAGTCCTGATCCCTGAATTGCCTATTTACACTATGTCCCTGCTTAAAACTAACGTTAAGAGCTTTGCCAAGTATTTAGAACAATTTATTGAATACAAACAACTTAACGAAGTTATTCTTTTAGGAAATTCCTTAGGAGGTCACATCGGGTTACTACACACCAAACTATACCCTCAAAAAGTCAAAGCACTTGTTATAACAGGAAGCTCGGGACTCTATGAGAATGCCATGGGAGACGGTTATCCTAAAAGGGGGGATTATGAATTCATCAAGAAGAAAAGTGAAGATGTGTTTTACGATCCTGAAGTTGCCACCAAAGAGATTGTTGATGAAGTTTTCGAAACCGTTAACGACAGAAACAAACTGGTTAAAACCTTAGCGATCGCAAAAAGTGCCATCCGCCACAATATGGCAAAGGATTTGCCTCATATGCTTACCCCTACATGCATCATATGGGGAAAACAAGACAATGTAACCCCTCCTAATGTTGCTGAGGAGTTTCATACGTTACTGCCTGACTCAGACCTGTACTGGATAGATAAATGCGGACACGCCCCGATGATGGAGCACCCTGATGACTTTAACAACATCCTGGAACACTGGTTGGAAAAAAGAAAATTTTAG
- the yihA gene encoding ribosome biogenesis GTP-binding protein YihA/YsxC, producing MDVKSAEFVVSNTNVDKCPKDFIPEYAFIGRSNVGKSSLINMLVQRKSLAKTSGRPGKTQLINHFKINNSWFLVDLPGYGYAKVSKSVKSKFQKFIVEYFEKRKQLVSAFVLVDVRHEPQKIDVEFMQWLGENGIPFSIIFTKADKLKPGATKRNVENYLNELIEDSWEEAPNHFITSSSSNEGREELLGYIDNINRELKQT from the coding sequence ATGGATGTTAAGTCAGCTGAATTTGTTGTCAGTAATACAAATGTTGATAAATGCCCAAAGGATTTCATCCCCGAATATGCATTTATAGGTCGTTCGAATGTAGGTAAGTCATCGCTTATCAATATGCTTGTTCAGCGTAAAAGCCTGGCTAAAACATCAGGAAGACCGGGAAAAACACAATTGATAAATCATTTTAAGATCAATAATTCCTGGTTTTTGGTTGATCTTCCGGGATACGGCTACGCTAAAGTTTCGAAATCCGTCAAAAGTAAATTCCAAAAGTTCATTGTTGAATATTTTGAAAAAAGAAAACAACTTGTCTCCGCTTTTGTGTTAGTTGATGTCAGGCATGAACCTCAAAAAATCGATGTGGAATTTATGCAATGGCTGGGAGAAAACGGCATTCCGTTCTCCATTATCTTTACCAAAGCAGACAAATTAAAACCCGGAGCTACAAAGCGCAATGTAGAAAACTACCTTAACGAGCTCATCGAAGACAGCTGGGAAGAGGCTCCGAATCATTTTATTACTTCCTCTTCTTCCAATGAAGGAAGAGAAGAACTGCTCGGCTATATCGACAACATTAACAGAGAACTCAAACAAACCTAA
- a CDS encoding DUF4252 domain-containing protein: MKKLFFVFSALVLLSSCGVKTPYDTFREENEEDLVFSLGASKFITHLFVDKGDLDEYKKIVDGVSKYRVMVFDKRAKGLNKRFDDFVSGKGYEQLFYLKDDGTLVNLYLYNRFGKTKEVIFRVHDEDDLLIISAEGNNIKIGDIRKGWTEVVRSN; encoded by the coding sequence ATGAAAAAGTTGTTTTTTGTTTTCAGTGCTTTGGTTTTACTGTCGTCTTGCGGAGTAAAAACACCTTACGATACTTTCAGGGAAGAAAACGAAGAGGATTTGGTGTTCTCTTTGGGAGCGTCAAAATTTATAACACATTTGTTTGTAGATAAGGGTGATCTCGATGAGTATAAAAAGATTGTTGACGGTGTTTCCAAATACAGGGTAATGGTGTTTGACAAAAGAGCAAAAGGTCTTAATAAACGCTTTGACGATTTTGTTTCCGGGAAAGGCTATGAACAACTTTTTTACCTGAAGGATGACGGTACATTGGTGAACCTGTATCTTTACAATCGCTTTGGTAAAACCAAAGAGGTTATTTTTAGGGTACACGACGAAGATGACCTGCTGATTATCAGTGCTGAAGGGAATAATATAAAAATAGGTGATATCCGGAAGGGGTGGACAGAAGTAGTTCGGAGTAATTAG
- the gldC gene encoding gliding motility protein GldC: MAGKHISNINLKVELDENRVPEKLQWTAEDGGVSDEEAKAVLLSVWDSEKKETLRIDLWTKEMTVDEMKIFFHQTLMGMSDTFYRATQDEKMSATMKDFCEYFAEKLEIKK, translated from the coding sequence ATGGCTGGCAAGCATATTTCAAATATAAACTTAAAAGTAGAGTTAGACGAGAACAGAGTACCTGAAAAGTTACAATGGACAGCTGAAGACGGTGGGGTTTCTGATGAGGAGGCCAAAGCGGTTTTACTTTCAGTATGGGACAGTGAGAAGAAGGAGACGCTCCGGATTGATTTGTGGACAAAAGAAATGACTGTCGATGAGATGAAAATATTCTTCCATCAGACTCTTATGGGGATGTCGGATACCTTTTACAGGGCCACCCAGGATGAAAAAATGAGCGCCACAATGAAAGATTTTTGTGAGTATTTCGCTGAAAAATTGGAAATTAAAAAATAA
- the gldB gene encoding gliding motility lipoprotein GldB, giving the protein MKRILGVFFAIIIWSCGKENKPEEEISKIEVSFNVERFDKALSGADVSNLPGLKSRFPLLFPESYPDSIWVKRLNDTLQAELVEEVGKVYPDFKKETDQLHSLFQHASYYLNDFTPPDVITLTTEVDYRNSVIYADSLLLIGLDNYLGKDHKFYTGIQEYLKRDFEPDLIVVDAASKIARSRLTLPSDRTFLAAMILYGKELYLKDLLIPFKTDAEKIKYTEKQIQWARNNETNIWRHLVDNNALFSTDQSLKTRFIEPAPFSKFYLSFDAESPGRIGQYVGWQIVRSYMENNDVSLQQMLKMSTEEIFNNSRYKPGK; this is encoded by the coding sequence ATGAAGAGAATTTTAGGTGTTTTTTTTGCGATTATCATATGGAGTTGCGGAAAAGAAAATAAACCAGAAGAGGAAATATCAAAAATTGAGGTATCTTTTAATGTAGAAAGATTTGATAAGGCCCTGTCTGGAGCCGATGTTTCAAACCTTCCCGGACTGAAAAGCAGGTTTCCGTTGCTTTTTCCGGAGTCCTATCCAGACAGTATATGGGTGAAGAGGTTGAACGATACATTGCAGGCGGAACTCGTTGAAGAGGTGGGAAAAGTATATCCTGACTTTAAAAAAGAGACAGATCAGTTGCACTCATTGTTTCAGCATGCCTCCTACTACCTGAATGATTTCACTCCTCCGGATGTAATTACACTTACCACGGAAGTAGATTACCGCAACAGTGTTATTTATGCAGATAGTTTGTTGCTGATCGGTTTGGATAATTACCTGGGGAAGGATCATAAGTTCTATACAGGAATTCAGGAATATCTGAAAAGGGATTTCGAACCGGATTTGATTGTAGTTGATGCGGCATCTAAAATTGCCAGGAGCAGATTGACATTGCCGTCAGACCGTACCTTTCTTGCTGCAATGATTCTGTACGGAAAGGAACTGTACCTCAAGGATCTTTTGATACCCTTTAAAACAGATGCTGAAAAAATAAAATATACCGAAAAACAAATTCAGTGGGCAAGAAATAACGAAACGAATATCTGGCGACATTTGGTAGACAACAATGCGCTTTTTTCTACAGATCAATCGTTAAAAACAAGATTTATAGAGCCTGCGCCTTTTTCTAAATTTTACTTGTCCTTTGATGCAGAATCTCCGGGGCGGATAGGACAGTATGTAGGTTGGCAGATAGTTCGTTCGTATATGGAAAACAATGATGTATCTTTGCAGCAAATGTTGAAGATGTCAACAGAAGAGATTTTTAATAATTCAAGATATAAACCAGGAAAATAA
- the nadE gene encoding NAD(+) synthase, producing the protein MKTREVIDYIVNWLKTYANNAGMNGFVVGISGGIDSAVTSTLCAKTGLKVLCVEMPIHQAQNQVTRALNHIEWLKSNFDTIGMQQVNLTSVFDSMVNEFPQVANEEERFLALANTRARLRMTALYYFAAMDRLLVAGTGNKVEDFGVGFFTKYGDGGVDISPIADLLKTEVYAIAKVLGINQDIIDAAPTDGLWGDDRTDEDQIGASYPELEWAMKMDKEGKNPSEFEGRKQEVFEIYIKYNTTNKHKMIPIPICEIPLHLKE; encoded by the coding sequence ATGAAAACCCGGGAGGTCATAGATTATATTGTAAACTGGTTAAAAACATATGCTAATAACGCCGGCATGAATGGATTTGTTGTAGGGATTTCAGGCGGGATCGATTCGGCCGTAACCTCTACGTTATGTGCTAAAACCGGATTAAAAGTACTCTGTGTGGAGATGCCGATACACCAGGCTCAAAATCAGGTTACCAGAGCTTTAAACCATATTGAGTGGTTAAAATCGAATTTTGACACTATAGGGATGCAACAAGTAAATCTCACCTCGGTTTTCGACTCCATGGTAAACGAATTCCCACAAGTAGCAAACGAAGAAGAAAGGTTTTTAGCACTTGCCAATACAAGGGCCCGTTTGCGCATGACCGCCTTGTATTACTTTGCCGCAATGGACAGACTGCTTGTTGCCGGCACCGGAAATAAAGTAGAAGATTTCGGTGTTGGATTCTTTACAAAATACGGAGACGGTGGGGTTGACATCAGCCCTATTGCCGATCTTTTAAAAACAGAAGTCTATGCTATCGCAAAAGTTCTTGGTATTAACCAAGACATCATAGATGCCGCTCCAACTGATGGCCTATGGGGAGATGACCGGACGGACGAAGATCAAATCGGAGCTTCATACCCCGAACTGGAATGGGCCATGAAAATGGACAAGGAAGGGAAAAACCCTTCTGAATTCGAAGGAAGAAAGCAAGAAGTTTTCGAGATTTATATTAAGTATAACACTACTAACAAACACAAAATGATCCCTATTCCGATTTGCGAAATACCTCTTCATCTAAAAGAATAG